The following coding sequences lie in one Coraliomargarita parva genomic window:
- a CDS encoding glycosyltransferase family 4 protein: protein MKILVTSYVYPPSVGGIETVSELMARAFAQSGHSVEVLTETKETSPDGEPFPVHRAPGWRQIWSAVARADVVWQNNISLKYLWACLLLQKPTAVTLACAVHPDYPVKRWRERIKAHLLQYCRIFAISRYVMSDMPWAFELIGNPYDDSIRSSVSGVSKDRDIVFLGRLVSDKGGDLLLDALAQLKAKGYEPSCTIIGDGPERGEMEAQVDRLQLQANVHFTGFLRGRELHRELARHRIMAVPSRWKEPFGVVALEGIAAGCVVVGSSGGGLVDAIGPCGLTFANNDSGALTAQLEQLLGKPEQLQLYTGAANVHLRQFSIERQCERYLGTFKHMLREDQVL from the coding sequence ATGAAGATTCTGGTGACCAGTTATGTTTACCCCCCCAGCGTCGGCGGCATTGAAACGGTCTCCGAGCTCATGGCCCGGGCTTTTGCACAGTCCGGCCATTCGGTGGAAGTCTTGACGGAAACTAAGGAAACGTCTCCAGATGGCGAGCCCTTCCCCGTGCACCGGGCTCCGGGGTGGAGACAGATCTGGTCGGCTGTCGCGCGTGCCGATGTTGTGTGGCAAAATAACATTTCCCTGAAGTACCTTTGGGCATGTCTGCTGTTGCAAAAGCCGACCGCCGTCACTTTGGCATGTGCGGTCCATCCCGATTATCCAGTCAAGCGATGGCGGGAACGCATTAAAGCCCACCTGCTCCAGTACTGCCGTATCTTCGCAATCAGCCGTTATGTGATGAGTGACATGCCCTGGGCCTTTGAACTGATCGGCAACCCCTACGATGACAGTATCCGCAGCTCAGTCAGCGGGGTCAGCAAAGATCGGGATATCGTTTTCCTCGGACGTCTCGTGAGCGACAAGGGCGGTGACTTGCTCTTGGATGCGTTGGCCCAGCTCAAGGCAAAAGGATACGAGCCCAGTTGTACGATTATCGGCGATGGCCCGGAGCGTGGCGAAATGGAGGCACAGGTTGACCGATTGCAACTGCAGGCAAATGTGCACTTTACCGGATTCCTCCGGGGGCGTGAGCTGCACCGGGAGTTGGCCCGGCACCGGATCATGGCGGTGCCTTCCCGATGGAAAGAACCGTTCGGTGTCGTGGCACTGGAAGGCATTGCAGCGGGTTGCGTGGTGGTCGGCTCCTCCGGAGGCGGACTGGTCGATGCCATCGGTCCTTGTGGCTTGACCTTTGCGAATAATGACAGCGGGGCACTGACCGCCCAGTTGGAGCAACTGCTAGGCAAGCCCGAACAGTTGCAGCTCTATACCGGGGCGGCGAATGTCCATCTCCGGCAATTTTCCATCGAGCGGCAATGTGAACGCTACCTAGGCACGTTCAAGCACATGCTAAGGGAGGACCAGGTACTATGA
- a CDS encoding glycosyltransferase family 4 protein codes for MNKGSRKVWVCHPTSNTFARALIEALERVDLLDRFYTCVGVGADSRNPLIRTLFRQRACPVPPARLHTRPLLEFLRLCSQSSGILPQLRAHETGPLCVDRIYHDMDRHVARELARASGIAAIYAYEDGALASFQAARARDILCLYDLPIGYWRTARRIQSEEAELQPEWAATMPALKDSDVKLHRKDEELQLADHIFVASRFTANSLKDAPFPLPEPVIVPYGCPPVRDASTLRESDPAKPLKVLFVGSLGQRKGVAYLLDAVERLGRSVELTLIGRPSAPCRPLEAALQRHKWIESLPHSGILEAMQTHDVLVFPSLFEGFGLVLTEALSQGLPVIATPHTAAPDLIHDGTEGYLVPIRDSEAIAAKLDRLAGDRDLLMSMRLAALERAQSVSWQAYQHGMATALSSTLSGAGH; via the coding sequence ATGAATAAAGGGAGCCGAAAGGTATGGGTCTGCCACCCCACCAGCAATACATTCGCACGCGCCTTGATTGAAGCCTTGGAGCGCGTGGACCTGCTGGACCGGTTTTACACCTGTGTCGGAGTCGGCGCGGACAGTCGCAACCCGCTGATTCGAACGTTGTTCCGCCAGCGTGCTTGCCCCGTTCCGCCCGCCCGCCTGCACACCCGCCCGCTCCTTGAATTCCTCCGGCTTTGCAGCCAGTCCAGCGGCATCCTGCCACAATTGCGCGCGCATGAAACGGGCCCACTCTGCGTGGATCGTATCTATCATGACATGGACCGGCATGTGGCTCGCGAACTTGCCCGCGCCAGTGGGATCGCCGCGATCTATGCCTATGAAGATGGTGCCTTGGCCAGCTTCCAGGCGGCACGGGCAAGGGATATCCTATGCCTGTATGACTTGCCGATCGGGTACTGGCGGACCGCCCGCCGCATACAATCCGAGGAGGCTGAATTACAACCGGAATGGGCTGCCACCATGCCAGCCCTCAAGGACAGCGATGTAAAATTGCACCGCAAAGATGAAGAATTGCAATTGGCCGACCACATCTTTGTCGCCAGTCGCTTTACCGCCAACAGTTTGAAGGATGCCCCCTTCCCCCTTCCGGAACCGGTCATTGTTCCTTACGGTTGCCCGCCGGTCAGGGACGCCTCGACCCTGCGGGAGAGCGATCCGGCCAAGCCCCTGAAAGTGCTTTTTGTCGGCAGCCTGGGGCAACGTAAAGGCGTGGCCTACTTGCTGGATGCCGTTGAGAGACTCGGTCGATCGGTGGAACTCACCCTGATCGGACGTCCTTCTGCTCCCTGCCGGCCCCTGGAAGCCGCACTCCAACGGCATAAGTGGATCGAGAGTCTCCCCCATTCCGGTATCCTCGAAGCCATGCAAACACACGATGTGCTTGTTTTCCCCTCCCTCTTCGAAGGTTTCGGCTTGGTCCTGACCGAAGCGCTCTCGCAGGGGCTTCCGGTCATTGCCACGCCCCATACCGCGGCGCCTGACTTGATTCACGACGGAACCGAAGGCTATCTCGTGCCGATCCGCGACAGCGAGGCGATTGCCGCCAAGCTGGATCGATTGGCGGGGGACCGGGATCTTCTCATGTCCATGCGTCTGGCTGCGTTGGAACGTGCCCAATCCGTATCATGGCAAGCTTACCAGCACGGTATGGCAACCGCGCTCAGTTCAACCCTTTCCGGCGCCGGTCATTGA
- a CDS encoding glycosyltransferase encodes MKLLRIINTIAPESGGPIEGLKRASAIMTGEGVQVEIACGDTVDALHEAVRSLPWPVYRLGPGKLGSYGYSVRMRDWLDRHVCDYDAVIIHGNWQYHGLAASRACVKHKVPYFIYPHGMLDPWFNRNYPLKKIKKQLYWNWGEHQVLQHARAVLFTCEEERRLARESFRPYRVTEKVIGYGTSHPGASVLRATRSDFPWGDSPYLLYLGRIQEKKGIDLLVEAYASWSSSQSAPPHLVIAGPVQQEDFAAEIRSRFPQDRIHWIGSVQGEAKWALLSSAEALTLVSHQENFGLVVAEALAVGTPVLISDKVNIWREIQEGGAGLVEDDSLDGAMALLSKWQVIRGPERQAMRQKAQSVFHDHFDIRQATLRLIRFLDECLNKDTPVT; translated from the coding sequence ATGAAGCTGCTGCGGATCATTAATACCATCGCCCCGGAGTCCGGTGGCCCGATCGAAGGGTTGAAGCGTGCCTCTGCGATCATGACAGGGGAAGGTGTTCAAGTTGAAATCGCCTGTGGCGATACGGTAGATGCGCTCCATGAGGCAGTTCGGTCTTTGCCCTGGCCTGTGTATCGACTGGGGCCGGGCAAGCTGGGCAGTTATGGTTACTCCGTCCGCATGAGGGATTGGCTCGACAGGCATGTGTGCGACTATGATGCGGTCATCATCCACGGAAACTGGCAGTACCATGGATTGGCCGCGAGCCGCGCCTGTGTGAAGCACAAGGTTCCCTATTTTATCTACCCGCACGGCATGTTGGACCCTTGGTTCAACCGTAACTACCCGCTAAAGAAAATAAAGAAGCAACTCTACTGGAACTGGGGGGAACATCAGGTACTGCAACATGCACGTGCGGTGCTCTTTACCTGCGAGGAGGAACGCCGTTTGGCACGCGAAAGTTTCCGCCCCTATCGAGTGACTGAAAAAGTCATTGGCTACGGCACAAGCCATCCCGGAGCTTCCGTCCTGCGGGCAACCCGAAGCGATTTCCCCTGGGGGGACTCGCCCTACCTACTCTACCTGGGGCGGATCCAGGAAAAGAAGGGGATCGACTTGTTGGTTGAGGCTTATGCCTCCTGGTCCTCATCACAATCAGCGCCGCCCCACCTAGTGATCGCAGGCCCGGTTCAACAGGAAGATTTTGCCGCGGAGATCCGATCGCGTTTCCCCCAAGACCGCATCCATTGGATCGGCAGCGTACAGGGCGAAGCCAAGTGGGCACTGCTCTCATCGGCAGAGGCTCTAACCTTGGTTTCACACCAGGAGAATTTCGGGCTCGTGGTCGCAGAGGCACTTGCCGTCGGGACTCCGGTACTCATCTCGGATAAGGTCAACATTTGGCGCGAGATCCAGGAAGGCGGTGCCGGCTTGGTGGAGGATGACAGCCTGGACGGCGCCATGGCCCTGCTCTCAAAATGGCAGGTGATACGCGGCCCCGAGCGGCAGGCAATGCGGCAAAAGGCACAATCAGTCTTCCATGACCACTTTGATATCCGGCAGGCAACTTTGCGCTTGATTCGTTTTCTTGATGAATGCCTCAACAAAGACACCCCGGTCACTTGA
- a CDS encoding DapH/DapD/GlmU-related protein: MSTTPEGPFKIDLSQCVNNWDTKTKIRRGIWQLLVRPVYLLIPGRRSALRLWILRRFGARIGKNCTIQQRVRILMPWNLHLGDQVAIAHDCCILNFTTVQVGSMTVISQGAHLCTGSHDYRDPHFKLIFKPIRIQPETWVASGSFVGPGVTLGRGCVIGANSVVTRDMPDWKVCAGNPCRPLKDREVREA, translated from the coding sequence ATGAGCACGACCCCAGAGGGACCTTTCAAAATAGACCTGAGCCAGTGCGTCAATAATTGGGACACAAAGACCAAGATCCGGCGCGGTATCTGGCAACTGCTGGTCCGCCCGGTTTATCTGTTGATCCCCGGTCGACGCTCTGCCCTCAGGCTCTGGATCTTGCGCCGGTTTGGTGCTCGAATCGGCAAGAATTGCACAATCCAGCAACGGGTTCGCATTCTCATGCCATGGAACCTGCACTTGGGAGATCAGGTCGCGATTGCACACGACTGCTGCATTCTCAATTTTACCACCGTGCAGGTCGGGTCGATGACCGTCATTTCACAAGGGGCACATCTCTGCACCGGTTCGCACGATTACCGCGATCCGCATTTCAAGCTCATCTTCAAGCCGATCAGAATCCAGCCTGAAACTTGGGTCGCGTCCGGCAGTTTTGTCGGCCCCGGAGTCACCTTGGGGCGTGGCTGTGTAATCGGCGCAAATTCGGTCGTCACGCGGGACATGCCGGACTGGAAAGTCTGTGCCGGCAATCCCTGCCGCCCCTTGAAGGACCGTGAAGTCCGGGAGGCCTGA
- a CDS encoding glycosyltransferase family 2 protein: MKQGKHLSIIVNSFNRACLMPDCLGALARWLPDNPYGLSASVHIYDAGSTDGTEAWVREHASGYGFPIHFIDGRDDADRSFSAGLNRGVAHALDLYPKTDYLLFYETDNQILSAEPVSQGIGCLEAKDRLGACGFTVKLRDGQAAGVGMPFPKLWHFLLGKTAMHKLKLERVRYAWEDRGSIRFSPVDVVFTSPLLVKPDAWRASGGMDAAHFPFSECDVDWAKRLRDLGWTMGVVESTEAIHDNADAISGWSKNRAVHYHRGRLNYFRIHQPVRTALVAPHFLALRHLFERIFVALAVRDPERRRHLGGVCSRLLGSVWKGYQE, encoded by the coding sequence ATGAAGCAAGGCAAGCACTTATCGATCATCGTCAACTCGTTCAACCGTGCCTGCCTGATGCCGGATTGTCTTGGTGCGCTGGCCCGCTGGTTGCCGGATAATCCCTACGGTTTGTCGGCCAGCGTTCATATCTATGATGCCGGATCCACCGACGGCACTGAAGCCTGGGTCCGGGAACACGCGTCCGGATACGGGTTTCCTATTCACTTTATCGACGGGCGGGACGATGCGGACAGGTCTTTCTCCGCCGGCCTGAACCGAGGCGTGGCCCATGCGCTTGATTTGTATCCAAAAACGGACTACCTTCTCTTCTACGAGACAGACAACCAGATACTTTCGGCAGAACCCGTCTCGCAGGGCATTGGTTGTCTCGAAGCGAAGGACCGTCTCGGCGCCTGCGGCTTTACCGTGAAACTGAGGGATGGGCAGGCCGCGGGCGTGGGCATGCCTTTTCCAAAGCTATGGCATTTCCTCCTCGGCAAAACCGCCATGCACAAGCTGAAGCTCGAGCGCGTCCGTTACGCATGGGAAGACCGGGGCTCCATCCGCTTTAGCCCGGTGGATGTGGTGTTTACCAGCCCCCTCCTGGTAAAGCCTGATGCGTGGCGAGCCAGCGGTGGCATGGATGCGGCGCATTTCCCGTTTTCCGAATGCGACGTCGACTGGGCCAAGCGCCTCAGGGACCTGGGCTGGACCATGGGGGTGGTCGAAAGCACGGAAGCGATCCATGACAATGCCGACGCCATCTCCGGATGGTCGAAAAACCGCGCCGTCCATTACCATCGGGGACGGCTCAATTACTTTCGCATCCACCAACCGGTACGCACCGCACTGGTCGCCCCTCACTTCCTCGCGTTGAGGCACCTGTTCGAGCGTATTTTTGTGGCCTTGGCCGTACGTGATCCGGAGCGGCGCAGGCATCTGGGGGGCGTTTGCTCGCGACTGCTCGGATCTGTCTGGAAAGGATACCAGGAGTAA
- a CDS encoding glycosyltransferase, with the protein MVANSSPTDSDHSTGYKVLLVGNYVPDKQFSMLRFARLLAEGLNAAGIPNEIFHPPVRFGKLGAKNRGLGKWIGYLDKYLIAPLSLRRKLRKIKGPCVVHICDHSNAHFVRWVQDRPHLLTCHDLLAVRSALGEIPQNKPGFTGRQQQALILRGLRRAACIASVSGATSDDVARLVCPAKELGHVIPNALQELFYRVATGAEVKIPALESCLRLAPDTDYVFHIGGEKWYKNRNAVLRIFRALADRHPHLQLVTVGPEFSETQLESTGCAGVAGRIHCLQNISDPQLVRLYQSARLLLFPSLMEGFGWPIVEAQACGCPVLTLDLAPMNALNATEELKIAAGSDWGWVGPAADACESQLAESAEARAVRASTLRQFAAAFSNHASVQAYAALYEHCLEVQG; encoded by the coding sequence ATGGTAGCGAACTCGTCGCCAACTGATTCGGACCACTCGACCGGCTATAAAGTCTTGCTGGTCGGCAATTATGTGCCTGACAAGCAGTTCAGCATGTTGCGGTTTGCCCGGCTTCTGGCGGAGGGATTGAATGCGGCAGGCATCCCGAATGAGATCTTCCACCCTCCTGTACGATTCGGGAAATTGGGGGCGAAAAACAGGGGACTGGGAAAATGGATCGGCTATCTGGACAAATACCTGATCGCCCCACTCTCCCTGCGACGTAAACTTCGAAAGATCAAAGGTCCCTGTGTGGTGCATATCTGCGACCATTCGAACGCACACTTTGTGAGATGGGTGCAGGACCGGCCCCACTTACTGACATGTCATGACCTGCTCGCGGTGCGTTCCGCGTTGGGCGAGATCCCGCAAAATAAACCGGGTTTTACCGGGCGGCAACAGCAGGCCTTGATTCTGCGCGGCCTGCGCCGGGCCGCTTGCATCGCTTCCGTTTCGGGGGCCACCTCGGATGATGTCGCACGCCTGGTTTGCCCGGCAAAGGAATTGGGGCACGTGATTCCAAATGCCCTTCAAGAATTGTTCTACCGCGTGGCAACCGGTGCCGAAGTTAAAATCCCTGCTTTGGAGAGCTGTCTTCGTTTGGCTCCGGACACGGACTACGTCTTCCATATCGGAGGGGAAAAATGGTACAAAAACCGCAACGCGGTACTGCGAATTTTCCGCGCACTTGCCGACCGGCATCCGCATCTCCAGCTCGTAACGGTTGGGCCTGAGTTTTCTGAAACACAGTTGGAATCGACCGGATGTGCGGGTGTCGCGGGCCGGATACATTGCTTGCAGAACATCAGCGACCCACAGTTGGTACGCCTTTACCAGTCAGCCCGCCTCTTGCTGTTTCCCTCTCTGATGGAAGGCTTTGGTTGGCCTATCGTCGAAGCACAAGCCTGCGGATGTCCTGTACTGACTTTAGACCTCGCACCAATGAATGCGCTCAATGCGACGGAGGAACTGAAAATCGCTGCCGGCAGTGACTGGGGCTGGGTCGGACCAGCGGCCGATGCGTGTGAATCCCAACTCGCGGAAAGCGCCGAAGCACGGGCAGTTCGGGCGTCAACCCTTCGCCAATTTGCCGCGGCTTTCAGCAATCATGCTTCGGTTCAAGCCTACGCCGCCCTGTATGAGCATTGCCTGGAGGTGCAAGGATGA
- a CDS encoding lipopolysaccharide biosynthesis protein encodes MNLSPQRLQRWATLLGTYFFGQGATQVIQLICGFLLINLLSKEAYATFTIVMAIQSTSSMMVELGFTQAMVSLIGKRVNNPSVVGRYAKACFYYRDRMLLIGALVLLVVFYVCAGKYGWESGLWVLLWFVVVLSLIFRCWDSIYASVFLLRQEIRTVYLVRGSAGLVRLSCIGLSYVLGVLTAPLALLIGTIHEFIIGYRNRQLVKPGIHFPEKGEDISHEKRELLSQSLPRAPSIAFFAFEGQITIFLIGIFGALSAVAEVGALGRLGMLFVVLNRMGGVLVSPHFAKLESHQVPRRVAFCLGVTALVSLVIAASGYFFPQLFLLVLGAKYQHLQFEVFLVVSASAARLLDFYTYSICIARKYIYSWFSIADIVPLVLAMIAATMILDLSSLRGILYFSLTMVVVRFLTKLCILAIGLSRETQKPDSAAA; translated from the coding sequence TTGAACCTGTCACCACAGAGACTACAACGTTGGGCCACCTTGTTGGGCACCTATTTTTTCGGTCAGGGGGCGACCCAAGTCATCCAGCTGATCTGCGGCTTTCTTTTGATCAACCTGCTGAGCAAGGAAGCCTATGCGACCTTTACAATCGTAATGGCCATCCAGTCGACCAGCAGCATGATGGTCGAACTCGGCTTTACGCAAGCCATGGTCTCATTGATCGGCAAACGGGTGAACAATCCGTCCGTTGTCGGGCGTTATGCAAAGGCCTGTTTTTACTACCGGGACCGGATGCTGTTGATCGGTGCTCTTGTACTTCTCGTTGTCTTTTATGTCTGTGCCGGCAAGTATGGCTGGGAAAGTGGGCTTTGGGTGCTGCTCTGGTTCGTGGTTGTCCTAAGCTTGATCTTCCGCTGCTGGGATTCCATCTACGCCTCGGTCTTTCTCTTGAGGCAGGAAATCCGGACAGTCTATCTCGTACGTGGCAGCGCCGGCTTGGTGCGCCTTTCCTGCATTGGCCTGTCGTATGTTCTGGGTGTTTTGACCGCGCCCCTGGCACTTCTGATCGGCACCATACACGAGTTTATCATCGGCTACCGGAACCGCCAACTGGTTAAGCCGGGAATACACTTTCCCGAGAAAGGGGAGGACATTTCCCACGAAAAGAGGGAGTTGCTGTCCCAGTCTTTACCACGCGCCCCGAGTATCGCCTTTTTTGCCTTTGAGGGGCAGATTACCATTTTCCTGATTGGTATATTCGGCGCACTTTCCGCTGTTGCCGAAGTTGGCGCACTGGGGCGGCTTGGCATGTTGTTTGTCGTTCTGAACCGGATGGGTGGGGTGCTGGTCAGCCCGCATTTTGCAAAACTCGAGAGCCATCAGGTGCCGCGCCGTGTGGCCTTTTGCCTGGGGGTGACCGCGTTGGTCAGCCTCGTAATTGCGGCCAGCGGGTATTTCTTTCCCCAGTTGTTCCTTCTGGTGCTGGGGGCGAAATATCAGCACCTGCAGTTTGAGGTATTTCTCGTGGTCAGCGCCAGTGCGGCCCGTCTGTTGGATTTCTACACCTACTCGATCTGTATCGCCCGAAAATATATTTATTCCTGGTTTTCCATTGCCGACATCGTACCGCTCGTCTTGGCCATGATCGCGGCGACCATGATTCTGGACCTGTCGAGTTTGCGAGGCATCCTGTATTTCAGTCTGACGATGGTCGTGGTCCGCTTCCTGACCAAGCTCTGCATCCTGGCGATTGGCCTTTCGCGGGAAACACAAAAGCCTGACTCCGCTGCCGCTTAA